TTCTAACAAAAGAACCTGTTGGTTTTGAACAGCAGTAACAGATGGGaacttttcctttccaaataTTTCTCCTGTGTGGCTGTTCTTGTTCAACTCTTGCTCTTTTCTAACACAAACAAATCAATTTCTTCAGCCAGGTCACTTTGGCTCTTCCAAGCTAAGCTGTGCCCACTGCATAGAGGAAAAACTCCCTGAGCCCTGATGAAAGTGCCAGGAAGCAGCTCTGGTTTGTTGCATGTGCTATAAAACCCaaggtttttttaatgtccaATTCCATAACAGTTTTGGGAATGGCAGTGTGTCCCAGACAAATGTCAGCTCAGATCAGTGTTTTTAGTACACCCAAGAGCACAGGTAGCTGAATTTATGCACAGCATCTTTCTTCATCCCTTGTGTGGGGGTTTCTGAGTGCTAATCACTGGGTGTtgtgcagctgggcaggtgAGGAAACACTTCAGGGGCAGATGAAGTCATCCCTGGGTACACCGTGGGCTCTTTTCATCCTTTAAGATGATGCAGAGGGATCGTGCACTgccattttctctttccttcttacCTTTAGGTCTGGGATCCTGTTTCAGCTTCCAGGCAGGAAtaactgccctgggcagctacTTTGTACGGTGGAGAGCTCTGGCCAACGCCGTGGCATCCACTGGCGTCTCTCTTGGCTTCACTCTGTGGCCACTGCTGTCTCAGTACTTGCTGGATGACATGGGCTGGAGAAACACTTTCCTTATCTTTGGAGGAGTACTACTGAACTGTTGTGTTTGTGGAGCCATCATGAGACCACTTCAGCTTGCCTCAGAGTCGATACCACAGCCCCCCACGCCCGATACGGAGCCAGGGggaagcacagaagcagcacagctgtccAACGGAGCATCTTCTCCCCACCCCGAggtgcagcagcccagcagggggGCTGCATGCTTCCAGGCCCTGCAGAAGTACCTGGCTTTTGACATCTTCTGTCAGAACAAAGGTTACCAGATTTACACCATCGGAGTGGTTTGGACGATGATGGGATTCACGTTACCCCACCTCTACCTGGTGCCTTACGCCATCCAGAACGGAGTGGAGGAACGCAGGGCGGCCCTGCTCATCTCCATCATTGGGCTGATCAACATCTTCATCCGGCCCTTCACGGGGCTGCTCTCGGGGCACAGAGTCTTCACCGGCAGGCGCATCTACCTCTTCAGCCTGGCCGTGCTCCTCTGCGGGCTGAGCAACTTCATCTGCGTCGTCTCGGCCGAGTTCAGTGTGCTCATCACCTACTGCATCATCCTCAGCGTCGCCATGAGCGGCGTCGGGGCGCTCACCTTCCAGGTGCTGATGGACGTGGTGGAGatggagaggttctccagcgcTCTCGGGCTCTTCACCATCCTGGAGAGCATCACTCTCCTCATCGGCCCCCCTCTCACAGGTGAGAGAAGCGGGCTGGGGGGGAAATCAGTCGTTTAGACACAGGTGACGTGTTTGGGagcatcaggaagaagttctttgctgtggtgagggtggtggaacactggagctggttgcacagggaggtggttgaggcctcttccctggagatattcaacaaggctctgggcaacctgatctagttggggatgtccctgctgactgtgggcaggtcagactgggtgacctttggaggtccctttcagcctggaccattctgtgattcagtaagGGGTGTTTCCAAACCCGGGCAGGCAGGTGAGTTATGCATAGGGAGCTATATAAAAAGGAGACTCAGAAAGGAACAATCAGCTCCTTCTTAAAGCTGAAGGAGAATCATTCCTGCAGCTGCCCAAGTGTCACTGCAGCCATAGCAGACAGTGAAGAAATGACCCACTTGGCAGGCAGCTTGCTAGTGGGGGAGACATGAGAGCTTTTCTCCAGCAAGACACAAATTACTGTGGTGGGACCTCCCTGTCTGTGCACTCTTTTCACTGCTTTGCCACTTTGCATTGTTTTCTCTGTGAAGTCTCAAGGACTTGTGAACATCCCATTAAACAAATTAACTGTGATCAGAATTATTAACACTCCTACATTATTCAAGAGTCTTAGAGTAAAAGGTTCTGTTCACTCTTCTTTCTGAGGTAGAGAGCGTGTTGATTTTTCTCTGGAGACAAGAAAGGaggtagaaccatagaattgtcagggttggaagggagctcaagggtcattcagctccaacccccctgccatgggtagggacacctcacactatagcaaggttgctcagagcccagccttaaaagcctccagggatgaggcttctaccagctccctgggcaacctgttccagtgtctccccaccctcatgttgaaggatttcttcctaatatccaatctgaatctacccatttctagttttgctccattccccccagtcctatcactacctgacaccctaaaaagtccttcaccagcatcTTCTCTTTTGACTAAACCCATGGCTTCTCTTTCAGGTCTCCTGGTAGACATAACTAGTGATTTCCACTATGTCTTCTACGCCTCCAGTTTCTTCCAGATATCAGCTGCCTTGTTCATGGGAATCAGCTTCTgcatgctggaaaaaaaaaacaaatcaaaagagGCTTCGAAAATACCTTTGGATGATTCCTCCAGATATCAATACAGTGAAGTGCCAACTCAACCACAGCCTGAAAGTCAACCCCCTCCAGCAGTGGTGTGCACCACAAGCATATgacaagaaaggaaagcagaaaacccAAGAGGAACACAAACAGTTACGTGGCCTGCACAAAGCTACCCAAGGCCCAGCACCGACGGCAGACGAGGAAACAAGAGTCTGCCTTCCACGGCTGTCGGCATCCTTCTGCCCTGCACTTGCACCCCGTGGGGCCTTGGCAGACTCTATGTGAGGGATCCAGACCACAGGCTGAGCCCAGAACCCAGGGCCAGCCAGAGAGCCAAAGGACAAAGAGAACCATGCTGCCTGCAGCGAACCGCGGGATACCAGCCGCGCTCGGCAGTGCTGCGACACAAAGGCTGTGTCGCTTCCACTGCTTTGAGTCAGAGCCTTTA
The Indicator indicator isolate 239-I01 chromosome 29, UM_Iind_1.1, whole genome shotgun sequence genome window above contains:
- the SLC16A5 gene encoding monocarboxylate transporter 6 yields the protein MSQGGAAACKAAKSQDKGWAWMVLFAAVLLQGLTLGYPSCIGVFFKDLQHEFQASNSETSWFPSIMVAVLHGGGPLCSILVKQFGCRFAVMLGGLLSSVGMVSSSFCKSISQLYITAGFITGLGSCFSFQAGITALGSYFVRWRALANAVASTGVSLGFTLWPLLSQYLLDDMGWRNTFLIFGGVLLNCCVCGAIMRPLQLASESIPQPPTPDTEPGGSTEAAQLSNGASSPHPEVQQPSRGAACFQALQKYLAFDIFCQNKGYQIYTIGVVWTMMGFTLPHLYLVPYAIQNGVEERRAALLISIIGLINIFIRPFTGLLSGHRVFTGRRIYLFSLAVLLCGLSNFICVVSAEFSVLITYCIILSVAMSGVGALTFQVLMDVVEMERFSSALGLFTILESITLLIGPPLTGLLVDITSDFHYVFYASSFFQISAALFMGISFCMLEKKNKSKEASKIPLDDSSRYQYSEVPTQPQPESQPPPAVVCTTSI